The window CCAGACCCGCCTGAATGGAGAGGATCACTTGCATCATGTCCTGCCAGTGCGTCTCGATCAGCCGCCAGTCGATCTCGCGGCCGAAGAGCGCGTCGATGTGCTGGTAGGAGGCCGACCTGTCGGCACGATAGAAAGTCACATCCGCCCAGTTGCGCATGCGCGGCATCAACTTGATCCCAAGCAGACGCGCCAGCCCGAAGACAGGTTCACTCTGGCCCTGCGTGTCGGCATGCAGGGTGTCCGGCTGAACAGTCGAACGGTTTTTCAGGAGGCCGTCGAGGATATGGATGGCTTCCCAGACACCGCAGGGAATGAAGGTGGTGAACAGCGCGACGTAATTGTCGGCGATATGGTGGTAGGCGATGCCGCCGTAGGCGCCATAGCGGATATGCTGAGAGCCCAGCAGATTGTTTTCGCGCAGCGGAATGTGAGTGCCATCTGCGATCGCTGCCTGACCGGCGCCCCACAGCTTCGGCAACTCGAAACGATCATAGGCATTGATCAGGTCGGTCATCGCGGCTTCGAGCTTGGCCGTGTCGATATGCTGGGCATTGAGCCGGCGCAGGGTATCGGCGCTGGCGATGCCGACAGCATGACGGGCGGTCTGGACGGGACCGAGATTGCAGCCATAACCGAACACGGTGAGGATATAGCGCTGCAGCGCCCTTGCCACCTTCGGATCGGCACCCGAAGGCGGCCCGAAGTGGCGGGTAAATGCGGTCCAGCTGGTACTGTCCTTCAGAATATCGAGCAGATGTCGCTCGCGCATGCGGGCATGGACTTCGGCTTCGAAGGTTACCAGCCCCTCTGGCCGGCTGGATGCCTTCTGCTGCTTGAGGTGCGGTACGCCGTCGGCATCGATGCTCAGTTCGGTATTTTCCGGAAAGCCTGCGTCAACGGCGGCGGTGGCCGCCATCAGCTGTTCCTTCATCCATGCGGCAAATTCCTCTCCGGAGCGCGGCAGTCCAAGGTCAGCGCAATAGTCGGCCAGTCTTGCCTCGCAGTCCGACCAGGTCAGGAGCTGGGTGCGGTAATCATCGAAGGTCTCGGCCCCGACGATAAAAAGATCGCCTGCTTGCAGCGCATCGGCCAGATGGATGAACACACAGACTTCAAAGGCACGCCGGTCCAGCATGACGCCCGCCTTGCGGCGCTTGACCACAAAGCTTTGCCACCGCTGCGAGGCGAACGACAGGTCGATATCATAGGCCAGTTCGTCCCGGCGGGCGCTCCTGTTGTCGATGACGATGGCAAGCGCTTCCAGCAGGCTGAGGTCCTGCGTCGTCGACCTGATATCCATCAGGTCGAGCAACCTGAACAGCAGCGCACGAACCCTGGCATGGATCGGCCACAGGAGCGGCAGATCATTGTTGTGGTGAAAGGCCGAGACGGTCTCGCATTGCTCCGACAGAAGATCGAGCCCGCCGCGTTCCGCCAATACGGCCCTGATGCGACGGCCAACCTCCATGTCGGTTTCGCTCTGCCTGGTGCTCTCCAGCACCTGCCCCAATACCGTGATCAGTTTCTCCTCGATCTCCCGGTGCTCGTCCTGCAGGGATTTCAGCTTTTCCCTGGCGGCGTTCTGGGTTTTGCGCACCCGGCGCAGCAGCATCTCGATCAATTCATCGCGACACTGCGCGCGGGCCTGCTGGATCAGACACAGAATGAGCGTATGGCGCTTGCCCGGCCGGCTGATATCGAGAAGATCGCTCACCTCCAGGCCGCGAGCCTCGGCGGCAAACTGCCGTCGCTTGGTATGGGCGATCTCCTGAAGGAGAGGGTCGGGATCAAGCATGTCAGTCAGCCATCCAAGCCGTTCCGTCCAGAGCTTGATCGTTTCCGGGCGGGCGGGACCCGGCGCATGCTTGAGGCGATTGAAGCTGGTTGTCACCGCACCGGGTGCCACGACCAGCAACCCATCCAGAAAGGCGGCATCTTCCTCGACCAGACGCTCCGCGATCCGGGCATAGATCGTCGTATGAACCTTCGTGCGCAGGTGATTGGCCAGCCGATCGAGCGTGCTGAACGCCGGCAGATCGATCGACGCCTTGCCCAGAACCTCGATCGCCAGATTGATCAGGTCAGCCGGATCGCTCATCGTCGCCGCCGCTTCCGTGATCGCGGCCGTCAGCAGTTCCTCGCCCCTCTCGTTATAAGTCACGACATCGAGAAAGGCCCAGACCGCCGTTCGATACCGGTAAAGCGTCTTGTCGCCGGCGGCTTCAACAAGGCCTGCCTGCGGATCGGCCAAGCCCAGCTGCGATGCAAGATAGGCGATCGTTTCGCCGTGGAGATCAGCCGGGGCCGGAAAGAATCCGAGATCCTGTCGTGCCTTCAGCAAAGCAGCCAATGTCAGACGGCCGGAAGCACCGCGCGCCTTGCTGCTGATGAAGACGAGATCGGCCTCGCTCAGACTGTACCGGTGTTCCAGCTCCTGCCGGGTGAGGCGCTCCCCGGAATGAGGGTAGGCGGTGCGGTCGATCGCTGTCATAAGATGTCCAGAAAAGGGTTCGCCGAAGGGGTGGAAAAAAGTGCGCAAAATGAAGGCTTCGGGACATAGCGATCCGCCGTCCAGAAAGGAATACATTAAAGGACAGCGCAGCACGGCACCCACGCCGCAGCAGAACCATGCGGCGCTCTATCTGCGGGTCTCCACCCCCGACCAGAAGCCCG is drawn from Shinella zoogloeoides and contains these coding sequences:
- a CDS encoding Tn3 family transposase, which codes for MTAIDRTAYPHSGERLTRQELEHRYSLSEADLVFISSKARGASGRLTLAALLKARQDLGFFPAPADLHGETIAYLASQLGLADPQAGLVEAAGDKTLYRYRTAVWAFLDVVTYNERGEELLTAAITEAAATMSDPADLINLAIEVLGKASIDLPAFSTLDRLANHLRTKVHTTIYARIAERLVEEDAAFLDGLLVVAPGAVTTSFNRLKHAPGPARPETIKLWTERLGWLTDMLDPDPLLQEIAHTKRRQFAAEARGLEVSDLLDISRPGKRHTLILCLIQQARAQCRDELIEMLLRRVRKTQNAAREKLKSLQDEHREIEEKLITVLGQVLESTRQSETDMEVGRRIRAVLAERGGLDLLSEQCETVSAFHHNNDLPLLWPIHARVRALLFRLLDLMDIRSTTQDLSLLEALAIVIDNRSARRDELAYDIDLSFASQRWQSFVVKRRKAGVMLDRRAFEVCVFIHLADALQAGDLFIVGAETFDDYRTQLLTWSDCEARLADYCADLGLPRSGEEFAAWMKEQLMAATAAVDAGFPENTELSIDADGVPHLKQQKASSRPEGLVTFEAEVHARMRERHLLDILKDSTSWTAFTRHFGPPSGADPKVARALQRYILTVFGYGCNLGPVQTARHAVGIASADTLRRLNAQHIDTAKLEAAMTDLINAYDRFELPKLWGAGQAAIADGTHIPLRENNLLGSQHIRYGAYGGIAYHHIADNYVALFTTFIPCGVWEAIHILDGLLKNRSTVQPDTLHADTQGQSEPVFGLARLLGIKLMPRMRNWADVTFYRADRSASYQHIDALFGREIDWRLIETHWQDMMQVILSIQAGLVLPSMLLRKLSSHNRKNRLYQAFRELGRVERTLFLLRYISDPQVRRSIRAETTKIESFNDFLDWITFGGPVIKSGDPVEQEKQVKYASLVANAIMLSNVADLTDVINSMAADGLTVTPELAAALSPYARAKIRRFGKYSINMEDLPQPLNQAPLPFEIPL